The Brevibacillus humidisoli DNA segment GCTGAAAACCAGCAGTTTATCGGTCATTTCGACTTGATTTTGCAGGCAGTAGCCATAGATTTTATCCAGCGCGTTGTGGCGGCCAATGTCGGAATAGCGGACAACGATGCCCTGAGTGGTGCACAGAGCGGCATTGTGTACACCGCCTGTACTCTGGTGAATCAGCGATCCCTGCTGCAGTTCATCCATTAGCCGCTGGCAGGCGTCAACGGTTACGAGCGCCTTGCTCTCAACTGGCTTTGCCGTACGGGCGTCACTGAAAAAATAAAAGGATTGCCGGCTTTTCCCACAGCAGGAGGTAATCCTTCGCTTTGCATAAAAACTTTGCTCCAGCTTCAGCTCGTACTGGAGGTCGGCATAGGCAAATCCCTTGTTGGTGTCAATCAATAATTGCTTTACGTCCTGATAGGAGCTAATCACTCCTTCCGACGCCAAGAAACCGATCACCATCTCTTCCAGATCATCAGGGGTACAAACGACAGTAGCAAATTCTTCGTCGTTGACAAAAATCGTCAACGGATACTCTACCGCAATCTCATCTTCCTCCAAAACCCAGACACCGTCATGGTATCTGGCAGTGGAATGGGTTGTCGTCGCTGATCGTACAGCCATCTCCCGATCCTCCTCACGTTCACAGCTAACTGCTCACCATCTTAGCATACCTTGTCAAATCATCACAAAAATTGTGCAAACTTGTTGCGATGAATGCGTTTTCATGATAGTATACTGCATGAACGGTTTGTGTCACAATATTGTTACATATTTAGCCGAATGGCCTTGACACGGAATAGCGCTCCTGTTCCCGGTCACGGCATTGCACGGCATACCGACTTGTGTAGTTGATGCTTGGTAGCGATCCTGCTAAAGATTAACTGCCGCATATCTCAATGATGGGACAAATGTATGTCCTTCTTGGGAGATTTGCGGCAGTTTTCTTTTTTACACAAAATCGACAGAAGGGGATGAATCAGAGATGCAGACACACAAAAACCGCTGGCTCATCGCAGCAGCAGCAGTGGGAATCCACATCTCGATTGGTTCGGTGTACGCATGGAGCGTATTTACCAAGCCACTGATGAATCAGTTTAACTGGGGGTTGCAGGAAGTATCCCTGACCTTCAGCATCGCTATCTTGTTTCTCGGCCTTTCTGCCGCCTTTTTGGGCCACTACGTGGAGCGGCATGGTCCTCGCAAAGCGGGAACATTGGCTTCGATCTTTTTCGGGTTGGGCATCGCGGGCTCAGGTCTAGCCGTCAGTTTGGAATCTATTTATCTGTTGTATCTGTTCTACGGCGTACTGGGCGGCATCGGACTTGGGGTCGGGTACATCACACCTGTTTCTACACTGGTCAAATGGTTTCCTGACAGGCGCGGACTGGCTACCGGGCTTGCGATTATGGGCTTTGGTTTCGCCTCGTTGATCAGCAGTCCGATCATGGCCCGATTGATCGATAGCGTCGGGATCGCCGGCACCTTTTACATCCTGGGCGCGGTCTATTTCCTGCTGATGTTTGGTTCTTCCCAGTATCTCGCACCACCGGCCGAGGGATGGCTGCCTGCCGGTTACAAGGCCAAGCTGGATGCCGGCCAGAAAAAACCGGTAACCGACTTGTCCCAGCTGACTGCCAATGAAGCGGTGAAGACACTGCGTTTCTACTGGCTCTGGTTAATGCTCTTCATCAATGTCACTTGCGGGATTGCTGTCATCTCCGTTGCCTCCCCGATGGCCCAAGAGATTGCGGGTATGACACCGCTGGCGGCCGCTACCATGGTTGGATTGATGGGGCTGTTCAACGGTTTGGGTCGAATCGGTTGGGCCTCGCTGTCCGACTATATCGGCAGACCAAATACGTATACCGCCTTTTTCATTATTCAGGTGATTGCTTTCTTCCTGCTGCCGACTGTCACTCAAGCACTGCTGTTCCAACTGATTGTCTTCTTGATTCTGACCTGCTACGGTGGCGGCTTTGCCTCCATTCCCGCCTACATCGGCGACCTGTTTGGCACCAAGCAGCTAGGGGCGATTCACGGTTATATCCTGACGGCTTGGGCGGCTGCCGGACTGGCCGGACCGATCCTGGCTAGTTGGGTGCGTGAGACCACGAACAGCTATACGGCAACACTCTACATCTTTGCCGGGATGTTCGTGATCGCTTTGATCGTCTCGCTGCTGATTCGATTGGATATCCGAAAGCTGCAGGCGATTAACGAGCAGAGACAGATGGATCTGGCTGGCTGATCGATCTGAAGCGGGCTCATTGCTAAACGCTGCAGCCAGTGATACAATATTTGTACGACTTCGACCAATGTGAGAATTTCGCGGTTAAAGGATTGTATCGGAAATGAACAAATACGAAGCGGAGTTTAGCAACCTCGTCCGCGCCTTCCGCAAGCGCCACATGGGCAAAGGACCCAGCAAAATCAACACTACCTTTTGCAAGCACTGGGCCATCTGCGAGATGGAAGGAAATCTCTCGCCAGTGGAAAAATTTATCGCCAGCGCAGATGAAGGCAAACAGATGCTGCGAGCGGCGAGAACGGAAATGGTCAAAGAAATGTATAAAAAGAATCGTCCTGTCGAAATGGAGGCGTTTCTGGGGGCAAACTTGATCGACTTGTTTGTTGACATTGATATCGAACGCGATTTTGGCATGTCGATCTTTGTCTTCGATGAAAATATAGAAGAGAAGTTTTGCCAAGAAAAAGGAAAATAGGTTTCCCGTGACCCTTCCCCGGCAGCGCACCTGCTTGAGGGCAGCCATGAAGAAACCAACAATGCCGCGAAGTTGATACTTGGTAGCGACCCTGCTAAAGATTAACCACCGTGATCTCTTCTTTTCCGCCAGGAGAAAAGACGATTTCGCGGTGGTTTTTTCATTGTTGGGTGCAGTTTGCTTCCATCTCGACAACGTATCCCTCCGTAATGCCGTAGAGAGAAAACAACCAAAACGAGGAGTGTTTGTATGGGAAAGACAAAGCATACAGGGCCAATCAAACTGGATACCTCTTGGAAACCGTCGTTGTGGGCCGGTCTGATGCCGATGGGGCTGGGCAAAGTGAAACCGCATCACATCCGCGATTCGATGAAAGTGGTATACGAGAATCGGGACAATCTGTCGTACGCGTGGCGAATTCTCACGCAGGGAGTGTGTGACGGGTGCGCCTTGGGTGTATCAGGGTTGAGAGATCAGACGTTGACAGGGCCTCATCTCTGTACCACTCGGTTGAACGTATTGCGCTTAAATACAATGCCTGCGATCGATCCCAAATGGCTAGAAGACGTAGATGAGTTGCGCAAACTGGACAGTACCCAACTGCGTAAACTGGGGCGCATCCCCTACCCACTGTCACGCAAGCCGGGCGAGAAGGGATTTCGGCGGATTACCTGGGACGAAGCGCTCGATCGGATCGCAAGCAAGATCAAGTCAATAGATCCCAAGCAGCTCGCCTTTTATCTCACCTCCCGCGGCATAACCAATGAAGTTTATTACGTTGCCGCCAAAGTGGCTCGTTTTCTCGGGACCAACAATGTCGACAACGCTTCCCGCATCTGCCATTCACCCAGCAAGACAGCACTGAAGCGATCACTGGGGATTGGAGCGTCCAGTTGCAACTACAAAGACTGGATCGGCACTGATGTATTGGTGTTCTGGGGGTCCGTCGCGGCCAACAATCAACCAGTTTCCACCAAGTACATGTATGCGGCCAAGAAAGCAGGCACCAAGATTATCATGATTAATCCGTATCGCGAACCGGCGATGGAGAACTATTGGATTCCTTCGATCGCGGAAAGTGCCTTATTCGGGACGAAGATTGTCGATGACGTCTACCAGGTGAACATCGGCGGTGACATCGCCTTTATGAACGGGGTGATGAAGCACTGGTTCGAGATGGAGGAGCGCCAGCCGGGGTCAGCCATCGATCGGAGCTTCGTCGAGGCGCATACCAACGGATTGGAGGAGCTGAGGGCTCATGTGCTGAAGTATGATTGGCAGACTTTGGAGGACTCGTCTGGTCTTTCTCGGCAGCGGATGGCCCAGTTTGCTGAACTGTTGGCCGAAGCAAAGGCGGGTGTGTTCGTCTGGAGCATGGGTTTGACACAGCATCGCTTCGGAACGGACAACGTATCACAGGTTGCCAACCTCGCCATGCTGCGCGGCTTTATCGGTCGGGAGCATTGC contains these protein-coding regions:
- the fdhD gene encoding formate dehydrogenase accessory sulfurtransferase FdhD; this encodes MAVRSATTTHSTARYHDGVWVLEEDEIAVEYPLTIFVNDEEFATVVCTPDDLEEMVIGFLASEGVISSYQDVKQLLIDTNKGFAYADLQYELKLEQSFYAKRRITSCCGKSRQSFYFFSDARTAKPVESKALVTVDACQRLMDELQQGSLIHQSTGGVHNAALCTTQGIVVRYSDIGRHNALDKIYGYCLQNQVEMTDKLLVFSGRISSEVLLKAAKIGAGILISKSAPTDLALTLAEELGITAIGFVRNGKMNVYTGTERVVTATDK
- a CDS encoding L-lactate MFS transporter, encoding MQTHKNRWLIAAAAVGIHISIGSVYAWSVFTKPLMNQFNWGLQEVSLTFSIAILFLGLSAAFLGHYVERHGPRKAGTLASIFFGLGIAGSGLAVSLESIYLLYLFYGVLGGIGLGVGYITPVSTLVKWFPDRRGLATGLAIMGFGFASLISSPIMARLIDSVGIAGTFYILGAVYFLLMFGSSQYLAPPAEGWLPAGYKAKLDAGQKKPVTDLSQLTANEAVKTLRFYWLWLMLFINVTCGIAVISVASPMAQEIAGMTPLAAATMVGLMGLFNGLGRIGWASLSDYIGRPNTYTAFFIIQVIAFFLLPTVTQALLFQLIVFLILTCYGGGFASIPAYIGDLFGTKQLGAIHGYILTAWAAAGLAGPILASWVRETTNSYTATLYIFAGMFVIALIVSLLIRLDIRKLQAINEQRQMDLAG
- a CDS encoding DUF2294 domain-containing protein yields the protein MNKYEAEFSNLVRAFRKRHMGKGPSKINTTFCKHWAICEMEGNLSPVEKFIASADEGKQMLRAARTEMVKEMYKKNRPVEMEAFLGANLIDLFVDIDIERDFGMSIFVFDENIEEKFCQEKGK
- a CDS encoding FdhF/YdeP family oxidoreductase, encoding MGKTKHTGPIKLDTSWKPSLWAGLMPMGLGKVKPHHIRDSMKVVYENRDNLSYAWRILTQGVCDGCALGVSGLRDQTLTGPHLCTTRLNVLRLNTMPAIDPKWLEDVDELRKLDSTQLRKLGRIPYPLSRKPGEKGFRRITWDEALDRIASKIKSIDPKQLAFYLTSRGITNEVYYVAAKVARFLGTNNVDNASRICHSPSKTALKRSLGIGASSCNYKDWIGTDVLVFWGSVAANNQPVSTKYMYAAKKAGTKIIMINPYREPAMENYWIPSIAESALFGTKIVDDVYQVNIGGDIAFMNGVMKHWFEMEERQPGSAIDRSFVEAHTNGLEELRAHVLKYDWQTLEDSSGLSRQRMAQFAELLAEAKAGVFVWSMGLTQHRFGTDNVSQVANLAMLRGFIGREHCGVMPIRGHSGVQGTGEMGAEPMSLPGGVPLDEENIARMEKVWQFTIPRWQGDIVGVSLENALLPDDHERKTRLFYTSGGNFLETMPDPVFVKSCLENVELRVHQDIILNTSTLADAKEEVIVLPAMTRYEQPGGGTSTSTERMVYFSPEIEGPRIAEARSEWEIYIDLASRVDPERKHLISFADAQAIREEIAIANPNYDGIQHLKKRGDVFQWGGAWLCEGGICPTPDGRGNLLSIELPELRKSEGQFYVTTRRGKQFNSMIYSETDPFNAADRYDVLIHPSDAASLEIRDNEPIVVYNKYGTFKGRAKYADTKQGNLQVYWPEGNVLIPKGVYEEYAGIPEYNTTVIVEKAETYHAHKDTKYVEKRIEELEMEIS